From the Eremothecium cymbalariae DBVPG#7215 chromosome 6, complete sequence genome, one window contains:
- the SFH1 gene encoding Sfh1p (similar to Ashbya gossypii AFR004W), whose translation MSQLLPQAYLTNFHNRIRNEDVPMFITAQPSRNHKRAKVVNYSEYDNDLLLDDFIEQDQNEEEDKVNGDSAKGENEDQTHEDAVSSNNNLPDLEQQEDATGILRYPRIRETFLQSKIVVPYEHVLDNGSNNISDMNVLADEDMNGGYSSLAQPIVIPIRLNLEHNGHKIIDFFTWNLNDHSTSPEQFALIYCQDLDFTHNMSLQNQIVATINEQLQEYETLASVVVPDLHVIINLTCNLDSKLYEDNFEWNLNDDSLLPEQFAELVVQDLGLTREFMPAISHALYESILKVKKDWLEGHLNNDHVPNGAAFGYVSGIRLDIDSLGANWCPKVEVLSQWEIEKREIEKERNMRRLKRESAKVEDRLARRRGKRRLDDLETTMRI comes from the coding sequence ATGTCACAGTTATTGCCGCAGGCTTATTTGACTAATTTTCATAATAGGATAAGAAATGAGGATGTTCCGATGTTTATTACAGCTCAACCTTCGCGGAATCATAAGAGAGCAAAAGTTGTAAATTATTCAGAATACGATAATGATTTATTGTTGGACGATTTTATAGAGCAGGATCAGaatgaggaggaggatAAGGTTAATGGGGATAGTGCCAAGGGAGAGAACGAGGACCAGACCCATGAGGATGCGGTTTccagtaataataatttacCAGATTTAGAACAGCAGGAGGATGCGACGGGTATACTGAGGTATCCTAGGATTCGGGAGACATTTTTACAAAGCAAAATTGTAGTTCCATATGAACATGTGCTTGACAATGgtagtaataatatttctgaTATGAATGTTCTTGCTGATGAGGATATGAATGGGGGATATTCTAGTTTAGCCCAGCCGATTGTTATACCTATTAGGTTGAATCTGGAACATAATGGACATAAGATTATCGATTTTTTTACATGGAATTTAAATGATCATTCTACTTCTCCAGAACAATTTGCATTGATTTATTGTCAGGATCTTGATTTCACACATAATATGTCGTTGCAAAATCAGATAGTTGCTACTATCAATGAACAATTACAAGAATATGAGACGTTAGCTTCTGTTGTGGTACCTGATTTACACGTAATCATTAACTTGACGTGTAATCTTGATTCTAAGTTGTATGAGGATAATTTTGAATGGAATCTAAATGATGACTCTCTTCTTCCAGAACAATTTGCTGAGCTGGTTGTTCAAGATTTAGGTTTGACGAGGGAATTTATGCCTGCAATATCTCATGCACTTTATGAATCGATATTGAAGGTTAAGAAAGATTGGCTAGAGGGCCATCTGAACAACGATCACGTTCCAAATGGTGCTGCATTTGGCTACGTATCGGGTATCAGGTTGGATATAGACAGTCTTGGTGCAAACTGGTGTCCAAAAGTTGAAGTATTATCTCAATGGGAGATTGAAAAGAGGgaaattgaaaaggaaaggAACATGAGAAGGTTAAAGAGAGAAAGTGCGAAAGTAGAAGATAGATTAGCTAGAAGAAGAGGCAAGAGGAGGCTCGATGATTTGGAAACAACTATGAGAATAT
- the EFB1 gene encoding translation elongation factor 1 subunit beta (similar to Ashbya gossypii AFR003C), translating to MSFSDFSKIETLKQLNTFLADKSYVEGTAASQADVVAFKAFQSAYPNFSRWFNHIASKADEFQTLPAATASAAAEEEEDDEDVDLFGSDEEEDQEAEKLKAQRLAEYNARKAAKPKPAAKSIVTLDVKPWDDETDLEALLASVKAIEMDGLCWGAHQWIAVGFGIKKLQINLVIEDAKVSLDELQQAIEENEDYVQSTDVAAMQKL from the exons ATGTCCTTTTCTGACTTCTCTAAGATCGAAACTTTGAAACAGTTGAACACCTTCTTGGCTGACAAGTCATACGTCGAAGG TACTGCTGCTTCTCAAGCCGATGTTGTAGCTTTTAAGGCTTTCCAAAGTGCTTACCCAAACTTCTCTAGATGGTTCAACCACATTGCTTCTAAGGCCGATGAGTTTCAAACTCTACCAGCTGCTACcgcttctgctgctgctgaagaagaagaagacgatGAGGACGTTGACTTGTTCGGTtctgatgaagaggaagacCAGGAAGctgagaagttgaaggctCAAAGACTCGCTGAATACAATGCTAGAAAGGCAGCCAAGCCTAAGCCAGCAGCCAAGTCTATTGTCACATTGGACGTTAAGCCATGGGATGATGAGACTGACTTGGAAGCTTTATTGGCTAGTGTCAAGGCCATTGAAATGGACGGTTTGTGCTGGGGTGCTCACCAATGGATTGCAGTTGGTTTCGGTATCAAGAAGTTGCAAATCAACTTGgttattgaagatgcaAAGGTCTCTTTGGATGAGTTGCAACAAGCTATTGAAGAGAACGAGGACTACGTTCAGTCCACCGATGTTGCCGCTATGCAAAAGTTGTAA
- the VPS8 gene encoding CORVET complex membrane-binding subunit VPS8 (similar to Ashbya gossypii AFR002C), with the protein MVHVGFLDDEISTNPRYASLKATITDNDSDLQSRLSRFSHHNPLDQEAHCFINWLSLQQLYPSLSLYGGPTSILPTTSYILIGTEKGAILIFSHKQFLQTVLVPQLDRFNSAVTLLCVSNDGTHVAAAYSSGDVFIWDLNHPVTQADNSVSSILHVLQHKGYLINGLGFLPHKNTCIIVSDTRGQIWNHSGLTNRLWQFTCHSKSLLNINSMKSQLLASAITPNIPNYTKLHLIAVLCSDCLTIVSINSVLATQWRQVFPNNNRLSVGSVVWSKDAHAVAYSVGNMFHVIKITDFSNDHIKVSESEQWSWTSSEAIASLEWLTNVTVGVLTSSGLFIVLNITGINNPVVLTINLQTQDILSSSKGYLGCVNKQIFFLTRYVVKCGIFSSWSEILLHYVQNGNYSEAHNIIGFMLTKGSDIASLIRLNESYQNRKLQLLQPFRNLSLASLKFLLKQSDVESSAYYDLFSLIIKVGSLFEDHLPQLLQDVNDLIGNKHRSTFYDALSNQVFENKIRELPPLLLKDMIQHFAADENLEILELLIITLNQSLLDTDMAVKFCKKFGLYEVLIYIWNTAFMDYLTPLMDFIYKITSQEHKCLLFESLNDIAVLDIYAYLIMVLTGSQYPIGTNMSLDMSLKAKEQIYSFLFTGTSLRWPPSSSDKLLTGKDPSQEPAYPYFQLLLKRNPKLCLFMLHKVFEDMFFNEEAYAADQQPSRIQINRQFVVDILIDLLKTFDDIELQVLVSIFITRNVPKFPQFIKLSNSTLNELISIICGCNNPDLKYDCERSLESLFSVYMPNNIGEFIVYLKDSKFEHVLFSVYKSLPLPAEYLKLRLESDELRDSSKSILEILKECLKLLENKPFERERVLSIIIEYINEIIAEEDMHVLVPIFQKLDDKFYKKMPSFITSKSKQRQYLEILFELGNTTIRLDPDTKFLYLQLCCEAGDFEASRKWLRKASITDLNFEKIVQLLNEVEDDKSLITAYTKTKRYLKAVEVASSGFTKAFDNSDKLRGECFIDLAIHICEESREETKQCWTQLIINIMRNYSKSELNEKIIYNNALQKVFLRLSQWEVSIKDATKTYFWDILANVLESNEVTATKIHDVRSILTKLFRIYSVEQYIYELILKIVENSSKDVINEYIAALSHGWSIDNSECDICGKVIWGLGVDSQVFLTWKSYQTSNKMPNNSVSVHGLIVFQCHHGFHEKCLQNMGQNEDNYYCLTCSGITK; encoded by the coding sequence ATGGTACATGTTGGCTTCCTAGATGACGAGATTTCTACAAATCCAAGATATGCGTCATTAAAAGCCACGATTACTGATAATGATTCCGATTTGCAATCTCGTCTTTCAAGATTCAGTCACCATAATCCTTTAGATCAAGAAGCTCACTGCTTCATCAACTGGCTGTCTTTACAGCAATTATACCCTTCATTATCGCTATATGGGGGCCCCACCTCCATACTCCCCACAACATCTTATATCCTCATTGGAACAGAAAAGGGTGctatattaatttttagTCATAAGCAATTTTTACAGACTGTACTAGTTCCTCAGCTAGACAGGTTCAATTCAGCTGTAACATTACTTTGCGTTTCTAATGATGGTACACATGTAGCGGCTGCATATTCATCGGGTGATGTTTTTATATGGGACTTGAATCACCCTGTTACTCAGGCAGATAATTCGGTATCCTCCATCCTTCACGTTTTACAACATAAAGGCTACTTAATTAACGGACTTGGATTCTTACCACATAAGAATACATGTATTATTGTGAGTGACACAAGAGGTCAGATATGGAATCATAGTGGTTTGACAAATCGACTTTGGCAGTTTACATGCCATTCTAAATCATTGCTGAACATCAACTCAATGAAAAGTCAATTGCTTGCCAGCGCTATAACACCTAATATACCCAATTACACAAAACTTCATCTAATAGCGGTTCTATGCAGCGATTGTTTGACAATCGTGTCTATTAATTCAGTGCTTGCCACCCAATGGCGCCAGGTGTTTCCTAACAATAATAGACTAAGTGTTGGATCCGTGGTATGGTCGAAAGATGCCCATGCGGTGGCATATTCTGTGGGCAATATGTTTCACGTTATTAAGATTACTGATTTCAGTAACGATCATATTAAAGTTAGCGAGAGTGAGCAGTGGTCTTGGACTTCTTCGGAGGCAATTGCATCACTGGAATGGCTTACAAACGTTACAGTGGGTGTTTTGACTTCTTCTGGTTTATTCATAGTGCTAAATATAACAGGAATCAATAATCCGGTTGTTTTAACAATCAACCTACAAACACAAGATATTTTAAGTTCTTCCAAGGGCTATTTGGGTTGCGTTAATAAgcaaattttctttttgacTAGGTATGTGGTTAAGTGTGGTATATTTTCCTCATGGAGTGAGATTTTACTTCATTATGTCCAAAATGGTAACTACAGCGAAGCTCATAACATAATTGGTTTTATGCTGACCAAAGGATCTGACATAGCATCTCTAATTCGGTTAAATGAAAGTTACCAGAATAGGAAGTTACAACTTCTGCAGCCGTTCCGCAATCTGTCGCTGGCTAGTTTGAAGTTCTTATTGAAGCAGAGTGATGTTGAATCTAGTGCATATTATGATTTGTTCTCACTTATAATAAAGGTTGGGTCTTTGTTTGAGGACCACCTTCCACAGCTTTTGCAAGATGTAAATGATCTAATTGGGAATAAACATAGAAGTACATTTTATGATGCATTATCAAATCAAGTATTTGAGAATAAGATAAGGGAACTTCCTCCCCTTTTACTAAAGGATATGATACAACATTTTGCAGCTGATGAGAACCTGGAAATTCTTGAGTTATTGATTATAACGCTCAATCAATCTTTATTAGATACCGACATGGCGGTTAAATTTTGCAAGAAATTTGGCTTATATGAAGTtcttatttatatttggaatactGCATTTATGGATTACCTTACACCACTAATGGATTTTATTTACAAGATTACCTCACAAGAACACAAATGTTTACTCTTTGAAAGTCTAAATGATATTGCAGTTTTAGATATTTACGCTTACTTGATCATGGTTTTAACAGGAAGTCAATATCCTATTGGAACAAATATGTCACTGGATATGTCTTTGAAAGCGAAGGAACAGAtatattcctttctttTCACCGGAACTTCACTTCGTTGGCCTCCAAGTTCTTCTGATAAATTGTTGACCGGTAAAGATCCTTCCCAGGAGCCTGCATACCCATATTTTCAATTACTATTGAAACGAAATCCTAAGTTGTGTTTGTTTATGTTGCATAAAGTGTTTGAAGATATGTTTTTCAACGAGGAAGCCTATGCAGCTGACCAACAACCATCTAGAATACAAATTAATAGACAGTTTGTGGTTGATATTCTTATAGatcttttaaaaacatttgatgatattgaacTTCAAGTATTGGTTTCAATATTCATAACCAGAAACGTTCCAAAATTTCCCCAATTCATCAAGTTGTCTAATTCGACGCTTAATGAATTAATATCAATTATATGTGGGTGTAACAATCCTGATTTAAAGTACGATTGTGAAAGAAGTCTGGAGTCGTTGTTCAGCGTATATATGCCTAACAACATTGGTGAATTTATAGTATACCTGAAGGATAGTAAATTTGAGCACGTTTTATTTTCAGTTTACAAAAGCCTCCCACTACCTGCTGAGTATTTAAAGTTGAGGCTGGAATCTGATGAATTACGTGATTCCTCAAAGTCCATattggaaattttaaaagaaTGTTTGAAGTTACTTGAGAATAAGCCTTTCGAGAGGGAAAGAGTGTTATCAATTATTATAGAATATATCAATGAGATAATTGCTGAAGAGGATATGCATGTTTTGGTAcctatttttcaaaaacttgatgATAAGTTCTACAAAAAAATGCCCAGTTTTATTACTTCCAAATCCAAACAGAGGCAGTATCTTGAGATATTATTCGAATTAGGCAACACAACCATCAGATTAGACCCCGATACGAAGTTTTTGTATCTGCAACTATGCTGCGAAGCTGGTGACTTTGAAGCATCACGTAAATGGCTAAGGAAGGCTTCTATTACGGATTTGAATTTCGAGAAAATTGTACAACTTCTAAAcgaagttgaagatgataaaagtCTGATAACAGCTTATACAAAAACGAAGCGTTACTTGAAGGCGGTTGAAGTGGCGTCTTCAGGATTTACAAAGGCATTCGATAATTCAGATAAATTAAGGGGAGAATGTTTTATTGATTTAGCTATTCACATATGCGAAGAATCAAGAGAAGAAACTAAGCAGTGTTGGACGCAGTTAATAATCAATATTATGCGAAATTACTCCAAATCTGAgttaaatgaaaagatCATCTATAATAATGCATTGCAGAAAGTGTTTTTGAGGTTATCACAATGGGAAGTCTCAATAAAGGATGCTACGAAAACCTACTTTTGGGATATTTTGGCAAATGTATTGGAAAGCAATGAAGTAACCGCAACAAAAATTCATGATGTCAGATCTATTCTTACAAAGTTATTTAGAATATATTCTGTGGagcaatatatttatgaatTAATTCtcaaaattgttgaaaactCTTCGAAGGACGTCAttaatgaatatattgctgCATTGAGCCACGGTTGGTCTATTGATAACTCAGAATGTGATATCTGTGGCAAGGTTATTTGGGGTTTAGGTGTTGACAGTCAG